GATTCGATGTTCATGTGCACATCTTCAAGGTCAATGCGCCATTCAAAATTGCCTGCTTCAATATCTGCCTGAATGGCAGTCAGACCTTCAATAATGTCATCGCGTTCCTGTTCAGTCAGTACCCCGACTTTGGCAAGCATGGTCGCATGAGCCACCGAGCCTGCAATATCCTGTTTATAAAAACGTTGGTCAAATTGAACAGATGCTGTAAATTCAGCAACAAAAGCATCAGTCGCTTCAGAGAAACGACCGCCCCACATACCCGAAGTCTGGGCGTGTGCTGGATGAGAGGAATTAGAAGATGTGGTCATGTCGGCTCAATCAGATTAAAAGCAGTAGAACGAAAAAGAGTATAACAAATTCAAAGCCTATTGCCGAAATTCTATCTGATCAATCTTGCCTGTCCCGAACAGGGCAGGGATTGGGTTCCTATTTTTTTAGCCAGATGGGACAGTGGCAATATTTGCTCGAGCTGTTTATCGGTGGTAATACCCTGGCGCTGGCAGAAGCCCAGTCCTGGCAGGCTTTGAGTGTGCTACAGCTCCTGCAATATATGCTGTATATCAGCTGGATACTGTTATGTTTTGCAGCGCTGCTGGAGTTTTTTCAGCAGCAGTTTCAGCGAATGGGGATTAAACTGGCTTTAATGTCCGGATTTTTACTGTTACAGGTCATTGTGCTGCTGACTACTATCAGCTTGAATATTTTGATATATATTGGAACAAATTTAAGTTTTCAGGGCTTGAACTGGACTATTATTCTGGATCAGCTCAGTCTACACTTAAGTTTAGGAATATTGCTTGGGATGTTTTGTTTTCGCTATCTGTATCTGCGCGAGCAATGGCAGCAGCAGCAGCATAGTGAGCTGAAGGCCCGTATTCAGGCCATGCAGGCACGGATTCACCCGCATTTTCTGTTTAATAGCCTGAATAGTGTCATCAGCCTGATCAGTATTGATCCTGACAAGGCGGAACAAATGCTGTTAAACCTGTCGCGTTTGTTCCGGGCTAGTTTTCAGGAGTTAAAGCTGGTCAGCGTGCAGGAAGAAATTGATCTGTGCCAGCGTTATTTGCAAATTGAACAGATTCGGCTGGGCGAACGCTTGCAAGTTGAATGGAAACTGGAAAACAAGGAGCTATATTCTCAAGTCCAGATTCCCTTACTGACTTTACAACCCTTATTAGAAAATAGTATTTTTCATGGAGTTGAAAAAATCTTAACAAAGAGTACGATAAGCGTATTGATTGAAATATTACAAAATCAAATTAATATCATCATAACAAACCCTTATATGCAGGAAAATAAAACTTTAAAAAAGGGGCACGGTATTGCAATAGAAAATGTCAGACAGCGACTGGAGGCTTATTATGGCTCTACAGTCAGCTTACAGACATTTGCTGGCGAAGAGATGTTCACGACAGTGTTACGATACCGATATAAATAAAAATAAATCAAAAAGATCCGGGTTAAACTATTCATGAATGTGATGCTATGAGCCGGATAAGGAGGAGAAATGGACGTC
The nucleotide sequence above comes from Acinetobacter sp. 10FS3-1. Encoded proteins:
- a CDS encoding sensor histidine kinase encodes the protein MWSCRLNQIKSSRTKKSITNSKPIAEILSDQSCLSRTGQGLGSYFFSQMGQWQYLLELFIGGNTLALAEAQSWQALSVLQLLQYMLYISWILLCFAALLEFFQQQFQRMGIKLALMSGFLLLQVIVLLTTISLNILIYIGTNLSFQGLNWTIILDQLSLHLSLGILLGMFCFRYLYLREQWQQQQHSELKARIQAMQARIHPHFLFNSLNSVISLISIDPDKAEQMLLNLSRLFRASFQELKLVSVQEEIDLCQRYLQIEQIRLGERLQVEWKLENKELYSQVQIPLLTLQPLLENSIFHGVEKILTKSTISVLIEILQNQINIIITNPYMQENKTLKKGHGIAIENVRQRLEAYYGSTVSLQTFAGEEMFTTVLRYRYK